The Streptomyces sp. NBC_01689 genome includes a window with the following:
- a CDS encoding SsgA family sporulation/cell division regulator, whose amino-acid sequence MSAVEQYARAHIVTDTADSPEDEGRAVPVAFHYDPESDPRQVRITLPGPNEWVFPREVLEQGLRVPVSSGDVRVWPCGRVQAVMEFHSAKGVAVVQVDSKALMRFLRRTYAAATPVAH is encoded by the coding sequence ATGTCTGCCGTCGAACAGTACGCACGCGCCCATATCGTCACGGACACGGCCGACTCCCCCGAGGACGAAGGCAGAGCCGTTCCGGTGGCCTTCCACTACGACCCCGAGTCCGACCCCCGCCAGGTGCGCATCACCCTGCCCGGCCCGAACGAGTGGGTCTTCCCCCGCGAGGTGCTGGAACAGGGGCTGCGGGTCCCGGTCAGCAGCGGCGACGTACGCGTCTGGCCGTGCGGCCGGGTGCAGGCCGTCATGGAGTTCCACTCGGCCAAAGGGGTGGCGGTCGTGCAGGTCGACTCGAAAGCCCTGATGCGCTTCCTGCGCCGTACCTACGCGGCCGCCACCCCGGTGGCTCACTGA
- a CDS encoding energy-coupling factor ABC transporter permease yields MHVPDGFINAPVSAATGLVAAGAVAVSLRGARRELDERTAPLAGLVAAFIFAVQMLNFPVAAGTSGHLLGGALAAILVGPFTGVLCVSVVLLMQGILFADGGLTALGVNITDMAIVTTVVSYAVFRGLLKVLPRRRRSITAAAFVSALLSVPAAAVAFTLIYALGGTTDVAIGKVATAMIGVHVLIGIGEAAITALTVGAVVAVRPDLVYGARGLQQRLKLRVGGELVDAAAPAAPGAAPVSRRKVWITGLVTSLVLAGFVSFYASASPDGLEKVAKDQGIDQRTKKHHTEDSPLAGYGVKDISDARISGGLAGVIGVGVTVVAGTGVFWAVRRRRTAGTSPASLPEGV; encoded by the coding sequence GTGCATGTGCCTGACGGATTCATCAACGCCCCGGTCTCCGCCGCCACCGGACTCGTCGCCGCAGGCGCCGTCGCGGTGAGCCTGCGAGGCGCCCGCCGCGAGCTCGACGAGAGGACCGCGCCGCTGGCCGGACTCGTCGCCGCCTTCATCTTCGCCGTACAGATGCTGAACTTCCCGGTCGCCGCCGGGACCAGCGGACATCTCCTCGGCGGCGCGCTGGCGGCGATACTCGTCGGCCCCTTCACCGGGGTCCTGTGCGTCTCCGTGGTCCTGCTGATGCAGGGCATCCTCTTCGCCGACGGGGGCCTCACCGCGCTCGGCGTGAACATCACCGACATGGCGATCGTCACCACCGTCGTCTCGTACGCCGTCTTCCGCGGCCTGCTGAAGGTGCTCCCCAGGAGGCGGCGTTCGATCACCGCGGCCGCCTTCGTGTCCGCGCTGCTGTCCGTACCGGCCGCCGCCGTCGCCTTCACCCTCATCTACGCGCTCGGCGGCACCACCGACGTCGCGATCGGCAAGGTCGCCACCGCGATGATCGGCGTCCACGTCCTCATCGGCATCGGCGAGGCCGCGATCACCGCCCTCACGGTCGGCGCGGTCGTCGCCGTACGGCCGGACCTCGTGTACGGAGCGCGCGGCCTCCAGCAGCGGCTCAAGCTGCGGGTGGGCGGCGAACTGGTCGACGCGGCCGCCCCCGCCGCGCCCGGCGCCGCGCCGGTCTCCCGCCGCAAGGTGTGGATCACCGGTCTCGTCACCTCGCTCGTCCTCGCGGGCTTCGTCAGCTTCTACGCCTCCGCCAGCCCCGACGGCCTGGAGAAGGTCGCCAAGGACCAGGGCATCGACCAGCGCACCAAGAAGCACCACACCGAGGACTCCCCGCTCGCCGGGTACGGCGTCAAGGACATCTCCGACGCCCGGATCTCCGGCGGCCTCGCGGGCGTGATCGGCGTGGGTGTCACGGTCGTCGCGGGCACCGGCGTCTTCTGGGCGGTGCGCAGGCGCCGTACCGCCGGCACGTCGCCCGCCTCCCTCCCCGAAGGCGTCTGA
- the cbiQ gene encoding cobalt ECF transporter T component CbiQ has product MGAGHAHRLYRHGHSPVHSLPPHTKLAASFGFVVVVVSTPREAMWAFALYAVLLAAVAWRARVPAGFLLKRLLIEVPFVAFAVLMPFVAEGERVDVLGLSLSVNGLWGAWNVLAKGTLGVAASVLLASTTELRELLLGLQRLRLPPLLVQIASFMIRYGDVITDEMRRMRIARESRGFEASGVRHWGVLAKSAGALFIRSYERGERVHLAMVSRGYAGSMPVIDEVTASRAQWSYALALPLAALLVCLLGWTL; this is encoded by the coding sequence ATGGGAGCGGGCCACGCCCACCGCCTCTACCGGCACGGGCACTCACCGGTGCACTCCCTGCCCCCGCACACCAAACTCGCCGCGTCCTTCGGCTTCGTCGTCGTGGTCGTGTCGACCCCGCGCGAGGCGATGTGGGCGTTCGCGCTGTACGCCGTGCTGCTCGCGGCCGTCGCGTGGCGGGCCCGGGTGCCGGCCGGGTTCCTGCTCAAACGGCTGCTGATCGAGGTCCCGTTCGTCGCCTTCGCGGTGCTGATGCCGTTCGTCGCCGAGGGCGAGCGGGTGGACGTCCTCGGCCTGTCCCTCAGCGTCAACGGCCTGTGGGGCGCGTGGAACGTGCTCGCCAAGGGAACGCTGGGCGTCGCGGCCTCCGTGCTGCTGGCCTCGACCACCGAACTGCGCGAACTGCTCCTCGGGCTCCAGCGGTTGAGGCTGCCGCCGCTCCTCGTCCAGATCGCGTCCTTCATGATCCGCTACGGCGACGTCATCACCGACGAGATGCGGCGGATGCGGATCGCCCGGGAGTCGCGCGGCTTCGAGGCGAGCGGGGTACGGCACTGGGGCGTCCTCGCCAAGTCCGCGGGCGCGCTCTTCATCCGCTCCTACGAACGCGGGGAGCGGGTCCATCTCGCCATGGTGAGCCGGGGATACGCCGGTTCGATGCCGGTCATCGACGAGGTGACCGCGTCCCGGGCGCAGTGGTCGTACGCGCTCGCCCTGCCCCTCGCCGCCCTGCTCGTCTGCCTGTTGGGATGGACCCTGTGA
- a CDS encoding energy-coupling factor ABC transporter ATP-binding protein encodes MDPVTPAPSLEVAGLAFAYPDGHQALYGVDFTVGRGERVALLGPNGAGKTTLVLHLNGILTGGAGTVTVAGLPVGKRHMAEIRRKVGIVFQDPDDQLFMPTVREDVAFGPAAAGMKGAALEERVRTALEQVGMAAFADRPPHHLSFGQRRRVAVATVLAMEPEILVLDEPSSNLDPASRRELADILRSLDVTVLMVTHDLPYALELCPRALILSDGVIAADGATGELLSDDALMRAHRLELPFGFDPRAVAVGTP; translated from the coding sequence ATGGACCCTGTGACCCCTGCACCCTCCTTGGAAGTGGCCGGACTGGCCTTCGCCTACCCCGACGGCCACCAGGCCCTCTACGGCGTGGACTTCACCGTCGGCCGCGGTGAACGCGTCGCGCTGCTCGGCCCGAACGGCGCCGGCAAGACCACCCTCGTACTGCACCTCAACGGCATCCTGACCGGCGGCGCCGGGACCGTGACGGTGGCCGGACTCCCGGTCGGCAAGCGGCACATGGCCGAGATCCGGCGCAAGGTCGGCATCGTCTTCCAGGACCCGGACGACCAGCTCTTCATGCCGACCGTGCGCGAGGACGTCGCCTTCGGCCCCGCCGCGGCCGGGATGAAGGGCGCCGCGCTGGAGGAACGCGTCCGCACCGCCCTGGAGCAGGTCGGCATGGCCGCCTTCGCCGACCGGCCCCCGCACCACCTCTCGTTCGGCCAGCGGCGCCGGGTGGCGGTGGCGACCGTACTCGCGATGGAACCGGAGATCCTGGTCCTGGACGAACCCTCGTCCAACCTGGACCCCGCCTCGCGCCGTGAACTCGCCGACATCCTGCGGTCCCTGGACGTCACCGTCCTCATGGTCACGCACGACCTGCCGTACGCGCTCGAACTCTGCCCCCGGGCACTGATCCTGAGCGACGGCGTGATCGCGGCGGACGGCGCGACGGGCGAACTCCTCTCCGACGACGCCCTGATGCGCGCCCACCGGCTGGAACTCCCCTTCGGGTTCGACCCGCGCGCCGTGGCCGTCGGCACCCCGTGA
- a CDS encoding organic hydroperoxide resistance protein yields MSEDTAVDSRPTKIMYVAEATAHGGRDGYVTSQDGQIELKVAMPPALGGDGNGTNPEQLFAAGYSACFHSALVMVGRREGYDLSGSTVAAKVGIGPNKRRGYGLAVALSVSLPVVERDVAAKFVDAAHEVCPYSNATRDNIEVTILLG; encoded by the coding sequence ATGAGCGAGGACACCGCTGTCGACAGCCGTCCGACGAAGATCATGTACGTCGCCGAGGCGACCGCGCACGGCGGCCGTGACGGCTATGTCACCAGCCAGGACGGCCAGATCGAGCTGAAGGTCGCGATGCCGCCCGCGCTCGGCGGCGACGGCAACGGCACCAACCCCGAGCAGCTCTTCGCCGCCGGGTACAGCGCGTGCTTCCACAGCGCGCTGGTCATGGTGGGCCGCCGGGAGGGCTACGACCTGTCCGGGTCGACGGTCGCGGCGAAGGTCGGCATCGGCCCCAACAAGCGGCGCGGCTACGGCCTCGCGGTCGCCCTGAGCGTCTCGCTCCCCGTGGTCGAACGGGACGTCGCGGCGAAGTTCGTGGACGCGGCCCACGAGGTCTGCCCGTACTCGAACGCCACCCGGGACAACATCGAGGTCACGATCCTGCTGGGCTAG